One Lentisphaera araneosa HTCC2155 genomic region harbors:
- a CDS encoding protein kinase domain-containing protein: MSRPEDSFNKNMASLFDEVSELDATPLTDIISSAKERYHDFEFYTEGGLKKIFRCQDRKTGREVAMASLKDELNDARKESFFREARLSASLQHPNIVPVYDIGLKGNSPWFTMKFISGQSLDELIKTHPQLNQKLDIFLKICDAMAYAHSRGVIHLDLKPDNIRINEYGDVVVVDWGLGQILASECDDDLLECYSFNSHDLDTMTIDGNIKGTPGYMAPEQTSLVKDKKGTHTDIFSLACILYTLLTHQKPFTGKDLEHLIRKTAECQFVKPSERRQDIEIPLPLEAVCLKAMSAKPEDRYQSVSKLQREILNFRDGFATSAENASLFKLLQLWIKRHKPLAIASAFAFIFSIAAVFAVMNNLKLAEENALQLAEKLRIEKDYAIKINKDAAPRFLERAEYAYQTFNFADAANFSSSAVELDPSLKKGWLLKGKIHFNAQEFNAALKAFSKTSVNSQLIEICKKYIAIKPDDSLQLPNDDFLDLFWECIKAKLKPQVAGLMHNKAFSDIDLDERIAFCKGVLTIHNKLESLHFEYHRDTRHLDISNNPEIGTALTIQNFPCRSIDASHTSINNFICFRSQPLEELNVSHTKIIELHTLQVEDIRKLNISHTSVSNLTKLHGSKVTDLNISHTNVQDLSFIKEMPRLKRLTLHKDQFKQQELSQIKKDLEIVYAL, encoded by the coding sequence ATGTCTCGCCCCGAAGACTCCTTTAACAAAAATATGGCTTCGCTCTTTGATGAAGTCAGCGAGCTCGATGCCACGCCACTTACCGATATCATCAGTTCTGCCAAAGAACGTTATCACGACTTTGAGTTTTATACCGAAGGGGGACTCAAAAAAATCTTCCGTTGCCAAGATCGCAAAACTGGACGCGAAGTCGCCATGGCATCACTCAAAGATGAGCTTAATGACGCCCGTAAAGAATCCTTTTTTCGCGAGGCTCGACTCAGTGCCTCACTCCAGCACCCAAATATTGTCCCCGTTTACGATATCGGCTTAAAGGGCAATTCCCCCTGGTTCACCATGAAATTTATTTCTGGTCAATCACTCGACGAACTTATCAAGACTCATCCTCAACTCAACCAAAAGCTCGATATCTTCCTTAAAATTTGTGACGCCATGGCCTACGCCCATTCCCGCGGTGTCATTCACTTGGATTTAAAGCCCGACAATATACGCATCAATGAATACGGCGACGTCGTAGTCGTTGACTGGGGTTTAGGACAAATCCTTGCTTCAGAATGCGATGATGATTTACTTGAGTGTTATTCCTTCAACTCTCACGATCTCGATACCATGACCATCGATGGTAATATTAAAGGAACTCCTGGTTACATGGCACCCGAACAAACCAGCCTCGTCAAAGATAAGAAAGGCACTCATACGGACATCTTTTCACTTGCTTGCATCCTCTATACTCTTCTCACACATCAAAAACCTTTTACAGGTAAGGACCTTGAACATCTCATAAGAAAAACGGCTGAATGTCAATTTGTAAAACCATCTGAAAGACGCCAAGATATAGAAATACCCCTTCCTCTAGAAGCCGTTTGCCTCAAAGCCATGTCAGCTAAACCTGAAGATCGCTACCAGTCCGTCTCCAAACTCCAGCGCGAAATCCTTAATTTCCGCGATGGCTTTGCGACCTCCGCAGAAAACGCTTCCCTTTTCAAGCTACTCCAACTTTGGATCAAGCGCCATAAGCCTCTCGCTATTGCCTCCGCTTTTGCTTTTATCTTCAGTATCGCTGCTGTCTTCGCGGTCATGAACAACCTCAAACTCGCCGAAGAAAATGCCCTGCAATTGGCCGAAAAACTTCGTATCGAAAAAGACTACGCAATCAAAATAAATAAGGATGCTGCACCCCGCTTCCTCGAACGTGCTGAATACGCCTACCAAACCTTTAATTTTGCGGATGCCGCAAACTTTTCCAGTAGTGCGGTAGAACTCGACCCCTCACTTAAAAAGGGCTGGTTACTCAAAGGAAAAATCCATTTTAACGCACAGGAATTCAACGCTGCTTTAAAAGCCTTTTCAAAGACCTCAGTCAACTCCCAGCTCATTGAGATTTGTAAAAAATACATTGCCATTAAACCAGATGATTCATTACAATTGCCTAACGATGATTTTTTAGATCTCTTTTGGGAATGTATCAAAGCCAAACTCAAGCCCCAAGTCGCAGGGCTCATGCACAACAAAGCCTTCTCCGATATCGACCTTGATGAACGCATTGCCTTTTGTAAAGGGGTACTCACCATTCACAATAAATTAGAGTCTCTCCACTTTGAATATCACAGGGACACAAGACACCTCGATATATCAAATAACCCAGAAATTGGAACTGCATTAACAATTCAAAATTTCCCTTGTAGAAGCATTGACGCCTCACACACTTCAATCAATAATTTCATCTGCTTCCGCTCACAGCCTTTAGAGGAACTCAATGTAAGCCACACAAAAATCATTGAACTTCACACCTTACAGGTCGAAGACATCCGCAAGCTTAATATCTCTCATACTTCAGTCTCTAACCTTACCAAACTTCATGGCTCAAAAGTAACCGACCTCAATATCAGTCACACCAACGTCCAAGACCTCAGCTTTATCAAAGAAATGCCTCGCCTCAAAAGGCTTACCCTACACAAAGACCAATTTAAGCAGCAAGAGCTTTCCCAAATTAAGAAAGACCTGGAAATCGTCTACGCTCTCTAA
- a CDS encoding right-handed parallel beta-helix repeat-containing protein — MSLIKILFFTSLFFCGLAKGENYYLAQNGTDANPGTKAQPFGTFAKAAKVLKAGDSLFIREGRYRNTMSLQNLYGQVSAPIIIKSYQGEKVFIDGTYPIQSKWTLYKENIYVTTLDRDIWQVFVNKKMMMPARWPNARLDDGSVWEQDKTWAHGSRESEFGKMVTRLGKGRTDLAATNFDFTGAMAVLNIGKYQTHSRRVLKHQAGSNEFTYQPDNPVVKHKVFWDDGYWEETQRYYLEAHINCLDAEGEWYYNPETKKLYLWAPGGKKPKNVTGQIRDYGLKAENVSHVILQGINFFGCTFYFNNATNCHVQDCRFTYYEHSKRMLGVEDPGLHDDFTCSTRMLGPKNGSWNNIVNCTFSYCDGGGLEMSGKYNRLENILAHDIDWSGVGYHSLHLQHSEDTIIRRVTAYNSGASEFLNAAKGSLIELCDLGKGIGSLQQDGASIQLRPHQHFGTIVRKNWIHDNTKFGIRADIAGELLTQEKDPTESEGSNMTVHNNVLWGIKKRQTYKPAIHIEGDRHMVYNNTSFANEIRDICLPAHSGWGNKNTITRNNVTGPKGIGLTRFDKDDRIPGQADRNWMGKVQEQLRDSSQRDFRPRKDSELIAKAYTVQGLTESFWMRRGDLGAYDHDCENYWIPGFQSSLATHPIPADFAKAKIDSDLIWRQAWQSDQAFVYFGEDKNKIQNATASSPELLCRSDKNIVKIKQNLIPNKTYYWRVDAIHKSGKILKGKVWSFVTQ; from the coding sequence ATGTCACTTATTAAAATCTTATTCTTCACCAGCCTTTTCTTTTGCGGCTTAGCCAAGGGAGAAAACTATTACCTTGCTCAGAATGGTACTGATGCGAATCCTGGCACAAAAGCTCAACCCTTCGGGACTTTTGCGAAGGCCGCAAAAGTTTTAAAAGCAGGAGACAGCCTCTTTATCCGAGAAGGTCGCTATCGAAATACCATGAGCTTACAAAATCTTTATGGCCAAGTCTCTGCGCCCATCATCATTAAATCTTACCAAGGTGAAAAAGTCTTTATCGATGGCACTTATCCCATTCAATCGAAATGGACTCTTTATAAAGAAAATATCTACGTCACGACTCTCGATCGCGATATCTGGCAAGTCTTCGTCAATAAGAAAATGATGATGCCCGCCCGCTGGCCCAACGCTCGTCTTGATGATGGCTCTGTATGGGAGCAGGACAAAACTTGGGCTCATGGTTCCCGTGAAAGTGAATTTGGAAAAATGGTCACCCGTCTCGGCAAGGGGCGTACCGATTTGGCCGCAACAAACTTCGATTTCACTGGCGCCATGGCGGTTCTCAATATTGGCAAATACCAAACCCATTCCCGCAGAGTTCTCAAACATCAAGCGGGTTCAAATGAATTCACCTATCAGCCTGACAATCCAGTCGTCAAACATAAAGTTTTTTGGGATGATGGCTACTGGGAAGAAACCCAGCGCTACTACCTAGAGGCACATATCAATTGTCTAGATGCTGAAGGAGAATGGTATTACAATCCTGAGACAAAGAAGCTTTACCTATGGGCACCAGGTGGCAAGAAACCAAAAAATGTTACTGGCCAAATACGTGACTATGGTTTAAAAGCCGAAAACGTTAGTCATGTCATTCTACAGGGAATCAACTTCTTCGGCTGCACTTTTTATTTCAATAATGCCACAAACTGCCATGTCCAAGACTGCCGCTTCACCTACTATGAGCATAGCAAACGCATGCTCGGCGTCGAAGACCCTGGCCTCCACGACGATTTCACTTGTTCGACGCGCATGCTAGGACCTAAAAACGGTTCTTGGAATAACATTGTTAACTGCACTTTCTCTTACTGCGATGGCGGTGGCCTCGAAATGTCCGGGAAATATAACCGCCTCGAGAATATCCTTGCCCACGATATCGATTGGTCCGGTGTGGGATACCATAGCCTCCATCTTCAACATTCCGAAGATACAATCATTCGCCGAGTCACCGCCTATAATTCTGGTGCCTCAGAATTCCTCAACGCGGCTAAAGGTAGCCTCATTGAACTTTGCGATCTCGGCAAAGGCATCGGTTCACTTCAGCAGGACGGCGCCTCTATACAGCTGCGTCCCCATCAGCATTTCGGAACTATCGTACGCAAAAACTGGATTCACGACAATACAAAATTTGGCATTCGTGCTGATATCGCCGGTGAGCTCCTTACACAGGAAAAAGATCCCACCGAATCTGAAGGCTCAAACATGACCGTCCACAACAATGTCCTGTGGGGAATAAAAAAACGCCAAACATATAAACCTGCCATCCACATAGAAGGCGATCGTCATATGGTTTATAACAACACCTCATTCGCCAACGAAATTCGTGATATCTGCCTACCAGCTCATTCAGGCTGGGGCAATAAAAACACCATAACCCGCAATAATGTAACCGGCCCCAAGGGCATTGGTCTCACTCGCTTCGATAAAGATGACCGCATCCCGGGCCAAGCTGACCGAAACTGGATGGGAAAGGTGCAAGAGCAACTAAGGGATTCAAGCCAAAGGGATTTCCGCCCCCGAAAAGATTCTGAGCTCATTGCCAAGGCCTACACCGTTCAGGGTCTAACTGAAAGCTTTTGGATGCGCAGGGGTGACTTAGGTGCCTATGATCACGATTGTGAAAACTACTGGATCCCCGGCTTTCAAAGCTCTTTAGCCACTCACCCTATCCCCGCGGACTTTGCAAAAGCCAAAATTGATAGCGATCTTATCTGGCGGCAAGCTTGGCAATCAGACCAGGCTTTCGTTTACTTTGGAGAAGATAAAAACAAAATTCAAAATGCCACCGCAAGTTCCCCAGAATTGCTTTGCCGTAGTGATAAGAACATTGTAAAAATCAAACAAAATCTGATCCCAAATAAAACCTACTACTGGCGAGTCGACGCCATCCACAAGTCAGGTAAAATCCTCAAGGGTAAAGTTTGGTCTTTCGTTACGCAGTAG
- a CDS encoding sulfatase-like hydrolase/transferase — protein MASEGSTFLQFYVPQAICSASRAALLSGSYPHRTNVFGAHGPNGRGPPTEFATIAEPLKKSGYNTVHFGKWHCGDTNATRPLARGFDEHAGLMYSNDMWHLHPMQPKHWGKFPLRFWNNGEIEIEDIQPKDQKNLTKWATEKSVDFIKRNKDQPFFLYTTHSMPHVPLYVSKEFEGISGQGLYGDVLAELDWSVGQINQALKDNGIEDKTMIIFSSDNGPWAGYGDHAGKPPYREAKATSFDGGTRSPLIVKYPKMIPPNSASKKVFCSIDLMPTILDLAGGPHPDNKIDGKNVLDLMTDKKGAKNPHHYYYFSTGRHLEAIMSANGRWKLHLPHSYRHVQVAGADGFDAKYSRPQQPLALYDMKNDPMESKNIISNYPELADELKQAAQAYIKKPQSKQK, from the coding sequence ATGGCCTCCGAGGGCTCCACCTTTTTACAATTTTATGTTCCCCAAGCTATTTGCTCAGCCTCTCGTGCCGCTCTTCTCAGTGGCTCTTATCCACACAGAACTAATGTTTTTGGTGCCCACGGCCCCAATGGCAGAGGACCCCCAACTGAGTTTGCGACCATCGCAGAGCCACTGAAAAAATCCGGATACAACACAGTTCATTTTGGCAAATGGCATTGCGGTGATACTAACGCCACACGACCTCTTGCTCGCGGTTTTGATGAACATGCTGGTCTGATGTATTCCAATGATATGTGGCACCTCCACCCCATGCAGCCAAAGCATTGGGGTAAATTCCCCCTACGCTTCTGGAATAATGGCGAAATAGAGATTGAAGATATTCAGCCTAAAGATCAAAAAAACCTCACCAAGTGGGCAACAGAAAAATCAGTAGATTTCATTAAGCGCAATAAGGATCAACCCTTTTTTCTCTATACCACACATTCCATGCCCCATGTCCCCCTCTATGTGAGTAAAGAGTTTGAAGGCATCTCTGGCCAAGGACTCTACGGTGATGTCCTTGCCGAATTAGACTGGTCAGTTGGTCAAATTAATCAAGCATTAAAAGATAATGGTATTGAAGATAAGACTATGATTATTTTCAGTTCTGATAATGGCCCATGGGCGGGTTACGGTGACCATGCTGGCAAGCCCCCCTACCGCGAAGCGAAAGCTACCAGTTTTGATGGCGGAACTCGCAGTCCACTCATCGTTAAATATCCAAAAATGATTCCGCCCAATAGCGCCTCGAAGAAAGTTTTTTGCTCAATTGACCTCATGCCCACTATTTTAGATCTCGCTGGAGGCCCTCATCCTGACAATAAAATTGATGGCAAAAATGTCTTGGACTTAATGACTGATAAAAAAGGAGCCAAAAACCCACATCACTACTACTATTTTAGTACTGGCCGACACCTAGAAGCTATCATGAGTGCAAATGGCCGTTGGAAACTTCACCTGCCTCATAGTTACCGCCATGTACAAGTCGCAGGTGCAGATGGCTTCGATGCCAAATACTCTAGGCCTCAACAGCCTCTAGCACTCTACGACATGAAAAATGACCCCATGGAATCCAAGAACATCATTTCCAATTATCCTGAGTTAGCCGACGAACTCAAACAAGCTGCCCAAGCCTATATAAAAAAGCCCCAAAGTAAACAGAAATAA
- a CDS encoding 3-keto-disaccharide hydrolase — protein sequence MKLFLSLSLFIASFSFASEKPEGAIQLIGPEGIKNLVNEQNPDQKLSWTFKDGVATAAKEHIVTSMPVNNFKAHVEFKVVNNPNKKKNKTRGNNGNSGVYIQQRYEIQILNSFGHDDDYQKYDCASIYKFKKPDHIVCKPEGEWQTYDIEFYAAKWQGKKKIANARLTLIHNGVKVHDNVELPNKTGHGKKESPEPLPLRLQYHSNPVQFRNVWIKEIK from the coding sequence ATGAAGTTATTTCTTAGTCTATCACTATTCATCGCCTCTTTTTCATTTGCATCTGAAAAACCCGAGGGTGCAATCCAGCTCATCGGTCCTGAGGGTATTAAAAATTTAGTTAATGAACAGAATCCCGATCAAAAGCTAAGCTGGACATTTAAAGATGGTGTCGCCACTGCAGCGAAAGAACATATTGTCACCAGCATGCCGGTAAATAACTTTAAAGCTCATGTCGAGTTCAAAGTTGTTAATAATCCAAATAAGAAAAAGAATAAAACTCGAGGTAACAATGGCAATAGCGGAGTTTATATCCAACAACGCTACGAAATCCAAATACTCAACTCCTTTGGTCACGATGACGACTATCAAAAGTATGACTGTGCATCCATCTACAAATTCAAAAAGCCCGATCACATCGTCTGCAAACCAGAAGGTGAATGGCAAACATATGATATTGAATTTTACGCAGCCAAATGGCAAGGGAAGAAAAAAATTGCCAATGCTCGATTAACATTGATTCATAATGGCGTCAAAGTTCACGACAATGTAGAACTACCCAATAAGACAGGTCACGGTAAAAAGGAGTCCCCAGAGCCACTTCCCCTCCGCCTGCAATACCATAGTAATCCCGTACAATTCAGAAATGTATGGATCAAAGAAATCAAATGA